A genomic window from Micrococcales bacterium includes:
- the gltX gene encoding glutamate--tRNA ligase, producing the protein MTDLHPTAPRLRLAPSPTGDPHVGTAYMALFNLAFARKSGGQLVLRIEDTDQNRYDANSEAQIIQTLRWLGLKWDEGPDVGGSVGPYRQSERLETYWPFVDQLLEQGQAYRCWCSQARLANLRVEQATSRTAQTGYDRLCLGRTREERAGLPGFSPRPVIRMRIPDDVELSFPDLIRGQLTAPPPDDQVIVKADGFPTYHLAVVVDDHLMGITHVVRGEEWISSTPKHLLLYRWLGWQPPAFAHMPLLRNTDRSKISKRNNPAASLTWFQAQGYLPQALVNFLQLMGYPPVHPDQEVASLEEFITSFAWSSVNPAGPIFDLDKLNWLGGHYIRALPPEELARRIAEHWAHAGQGPAGWQAAPADRLTGAAPLIQERLTTLSQAAAKLQFLYTPDQDLVFAQEAIDSLKGDLQPILAATIGSLEAIPSASWQASQIEAALRQDLIEVMELKPRVAFAPIRTAISGQKVSPPLFESMELLGQDSCLTRLRALAESLPS; encoded by the coding sequence ATGACTGACCTGCATCCCACCGCGCCAAGACTGCGCCTGGCGCCATCGCCCACCGGCGACCCTCATGTTGGCACCGCCTACATGGCCCTGTTCAACCTGGCCTTCGCCCGGAAAAGCGGCGGCCAGCTGGTCTTGCGGATTGAGGACACCGACCAGAACCGCTACGACGCCAACTCCGAGGCCCAGATTATCCAGACGCTGCGCTGGCTTGGCCTGAAGTGGGATGAGGGGCCCGATGTCGGCGGCTCAGTTGGCCCGTATCGCCAGTCTGAGCGCCTAGAGACCTATTGGCCCTTTGTCGATCAACTCTTGGAACAGGGCCAGGCCTATCGCTGCTGGTGCTCGCAAGCCCGGCTAGCGAATCTGCGCGTCGAACAGGCCACTTCGAGAACGGCGCAAACCGGATACGACCGGCTCTGCTTGGGCCGGACCCGCGAGGAACGGGCTGGTCTACCCGGGTTTAGCCCACGACCGGTTATCCGGATGCGGATTCCAGACGATGTCGAGCTGTCATTCCCTGACCTGATTCGAGGCCAGTTGACGGCACCGCCGCCGGACGACCAGGTCATCGTCAAGGCCGATGGCTTCCCGACATACCATTTGGCCGTGGTGGTCGACGACCACCTCATGGGTATCACCCATGTGGTCCGGGGTGAGGAATGGATCAGCTCAACGCCCAAGCACCTGCTGCTCTACCGCTGGCTCGGCTGGCAGCCACCAGCCTTCGCCCATATGCCGCTCCTTCGCAACACCGACCGGTCGAAGATCTCCAAACGCAACAACCCGGCGGCCTCGCTGACCTGGTTCCAGGCCCAAGGCTATCTACCCCAGGCCCTAGTCAACTTCCTTCAGCTGATGGGCTACCCGCCGGTCCACCCGGACCAAGAAGTGGCCAGCCTGGAAGAATTCATCACCAGCTTTGCCTGGTCCAGTGTCAACCCGGCCGGCCCCATCTTCGACCTCGACAAACTCAACTGGCTCGGCGGCCACTACATCAGGGCACTGCCACCGGAGGAACTGGCCCGGCGCATCGCCGAGCACTGGGCCCACGCCGGCCAGGGGCCCGCCGGCTGGCAGGCAGCCCCAGCCGACCGGCTGACCGGGGCCGCACCTCTGATCCAAGAGCGCCTGACCACACTGAGCCAGGCCGCCGCCAAGCTGCAGTTCTTGTACACCCCAGACCAAGACTTGGTTTTCGCCCAGGAAGCCATCGACTCGCTCAAAGGCGACCTCCAGCCAATCCTGGCCGCCACCATCGGGTCGCTTGAGGCCATCCCCAGCGCCAGCTGGCAGGCTAGCCAGATCGAGGCCGCGCTGCGCCAAGACCTGATCGAGGTTATGGAGCTCAAACCCAGAGTTGCCTTTGCCCCAATCCGCACCGCCATCAGCGGCCAGAAGGTCTCCCCGCCCTTGTTCGAGTCGATGGAGCTGCTGGGTCAGGACTCTTGCCTGACCCGGCTGCGGGCTCTGGCAGAAAGCTTGCCATCATGA
- a CDS encoding type II toxin-antitoxin system PemK/MazF family toxin, with protein sequence MIWQKPRQCWKRCSNVVRGDIYRFRPNDVRGRKQSGARFAVVIQSDDLMLSTLLVAPTSTSARPTVFRPQIELGGQPTLVLLEQVTVVNPETELGDFAGRLLPEELAVVDQALVLVMGLF encoded by the coding sequence ATGATCTGGCAGAAGCCGAGGCAGTGTTGGAAGAGATGCAGCAACGTCGTGCGTGGTGACATCTACCGGTTTCGCCCGAACGACGTGCGAGGACGCAAACAGTCGGGCGCCCGGTTCGCGGTGGTGATTCAATCGGACGATTTGATGCTGTCTACACTGCTGGTCGCTCCGACATCGACTAGCGCCCGTCCAACGGTGTTCCGGCCCCAAATCGAATTGGGTGGACAGCCCACACTGGTACTGCTTGAGCAGGTCACGGTTGTGAATCCCGAAACCGAGTTGGGTGATTTCGCCGGGCGACTACTACCCGAGGAACTGGCTGTGGTGGACCAGGCACTCGTGCTGGTCATGGGCCTGTTCTGA
- a CDS encoding ribbon-helix-helix domain-containing protein: protein MTQLAIRLDAAAEQALDRLVARTGHTRSDVVRQAISAFDRATLRDQMRAESQLVRTDPDDLAEAEAVLEEMQQRRAW, encoded by the coding sequence ATGACACAGCTGGCAATTCGGCTTGACGCTGCTGCCGAGCAGGCCCTTGACCGGCTCGTCGCTCGAACTGGCCACACTAGGTCTGATGTGGTGAGGCAGGCAATCAGCGCCTTTGACAGAGCAACTCTGCGCGATCAAATGAGAGCCGAGTCTCAACTGGTCCGCACAGATCCGGATGATCTGGCAGAAGCCGAGGCAGTGTTGGAAGAGATGCAGCAACGTCGTGCGTGGTGA
- a CDS encoding VapC toxin family PIN domain ribonuclease: MASAVFLPDINLLVAAHLANHQHHDLALGWLRSADHFATCATTEQGLVRLLSNPAVNSGASIVDALAALARVRRRRQHQFWAEQASLDAPGIDTARMTGHRQVSDFHLLNLAASRGGQLVTLDKRIEPALQPRDRRHLCCLL, translated from the coding sequence GTGGCTAGCGCAGTGTTCTTGCCTGATATCAACCTGTTGGTAGCCGCCCATCTGGCGAACCACCAGCACCATGACCTGGCTCTGGGCTGGCTGCGGTCCGCTGATCACTTCGCTACTTGCGCAACAACCGAGCAAGGTTTGGTCCGCCTCTTGTCAAATCCGGCTGTCAACTCTGGAGCCTCGATTGTGGATGCACTGGCGGCTCTAGCTCGTGTTCGGCGCCGGAGGCAGCACCAGTTCTGGGCCGAACAAGCATCACTGGATGCTCCCGGCATAGACACTGCCCGCATGACTGGACACCGGCAGGTATCCGACTTCCACCTGCTCAATCTGGCCGCATCGCGCGGTGGGCAACTGGTCACACTGGACAAGCGCATCGAGCCTGCCTTGCAGCCGCGAGACAGGCGGCACCTCTGCTGCCTGCTTTGA